The following proteins are co-located in the Malus sylvestris chromosome 13, drMalSylv7.2, whole genome shotgun sequence genome:
- the LOC126594762 gene encoding uncharacterized protein LOC126594762, with protein sequence MFHFSAESLAKLKAKANAESGTTKISSFQSLSALLWRSITRAHCQPPNQGTSCRHGLQGSICNYKSALVVIVLGNVRYTGGNWWTSEGKRGGNSLIHSSLSQKLWFIYRQLTDWMMEPYEQNLIHLIIKGLHKAICSASNLQSFSIDFFNS encoded by the exons ATGTTTCACTTCTCCGCGGAATCCCTAGCCAAACTCAAAGCAAAGGCCAATGCGGAGTCTGGCaccaccaaaatctcttccttccAGTCTttatctgcccttctctggcgCTCCATTACTCGAGCGCATTGTCAACCACCTAATCAAGGAACCAGCTGCAGGCATGGTCTACAAGGAAGCATATGCAACTATAAATCAGCTCTGGTTGTAATCGTCCTAGGGAATG TGAGATATACAGGAGGGAACTGGTGGACCTCCGAAGGGAAACGTGGTGGGAATTCCTTAATACACTCTTCTCTGTCTCAGAAGCTGTGGTTTATATACAG ACAGTTGACAGATTGGATGATGGAACCATATGAGCAGAACTTGATCCACTTGATTATAAAAGGGCTCCATAAGGCAATATGCTCTGCGTCAAATTTACAGAGCTTTTCCATTGATTTTTTTAACTCTTGA
- the LOC126595690 gene encoding probable pectinesterase/pectinesterase inhibitor 21, whose protein sequence is MNAEHNKKKKFAIIGVSSVILVAMVVAVTVGVTTKNKVGGGHKNSDGGHVTTSTKAIKAICQPTDYKETCERSLESAAGNSTEPKDLIKAGFNVTMDKLRAIIKNSTTLQELAKDESTNQALENCKELLEYAIDDLTTSFQKLGPFDISKIDDYAEDLKVWLSAAITYQQTCLDGFQNTKGDAGDKMKRFLNTTQQLTSNGLAMVTEITSVLGSLNLKANRRRLLAGGGGGGNAKNAPKVIPTWINNKRSLDVSTVTPQSIKPDAVVAKDGSGQYETIGEAVKMIPKNNADKTFVIYVKEGVYSEYVMIDKYMTNVMLIGDGATKTKVTGSKNFAAGVQTFQTATVVVVGDYFIAKDIGIENSAGAEGHQAVALRVQSDLSIFYRCQMDGYQDTLYTQTHRQFYRDCTISGTIDFIFGDAAVVFQNCKMIVRKPMDNQACMVTAQGRIDRRQPSGIILQNCTISGDPEYIPVKDKNKSYLGRPWKNLARTVVMQSQIDGIIAPEGWMEWTGSNNHQSCWFGEYKNRGPGSHMSKRVKWSGIKNLSADQAVAFTSGKFVEGDKWIKPSGVPYVAGMVSV, encoded by the exons ATGAACGCTGAAcataataagaagaagaagttcGCCATCATCGGCGTTTCATCTGTGATTCTAGTAGCCATGGTGGTTGCCGTAACGGTTGGGGTAACCACAAAAAACAAAGTAGGGGGAGGGCACAAAAACTCGGACGGCGGGCATGTCACCACGTCGACCAAAGCAATAAAGGCTATATGCCAGCCGACGGATTATAAGGAAACCTGCGAGAGGAGTCTGGAATCGGCTGCTGGCAACAGCACGGAGCCGAAAGACCTCATCAAGGCAGGTTTCAACGTTACCATGGACAAACTTCGGGCCATCATAAAAAACTCCACCACATTGCAAGAACTGGCCAAGGACGAAAGTACAAACCAAGCTCTAGAAAATTGCAAGGAGCTCTTGGAGTATGCCATCGACGATCTCACGACATCTTTCCAAAAATTGGGTCCTTTCGACATCAGCAAGATCGATGATTACGCGGAAGATCTCAAGGTCTGGCTCAGCGCGGCTATTACTTACCAACAAACATGCTTGGACGGGTTTCAGAACACCAAAGGCGACGCCGGCGACAAGATGAAGCGTTTCTTGAACACCACGCAACAGCTCACCAGCAACGGACTTGCCATGGTGACCGAAATTACTTCCGTGCTTGGGTCTCTCAATTTGAAAGCAAACCGGCGTCGTTTGCTGGCAGGGGGAGGGGGTGGAGGTAATGCGAAGAATGCTCCAAAGGTTATTCCTACGTGGATCAACAATAAGCGTAGCCTCGACGTGTCTACCGTGACTCCACAGTCGATTAAACCGGACGCAGTGGTGGCTAAGGATGGGAGTGGACAGTACGAGACTATTGGTGAAGCTGTGAAGATGATCCCGAAGAACAATGCGGACAAGACGTTTGTGATTTATGTGAAGGAGGGAGTGTACAGTGAGTATGTCATGATTGACAAGTATATGACCAACGTCATGTTGATTGGGGATGGCGCTACTAAGACCAAGGTCACCGGTAGCAAAAACTTCGCTGCGGGAGTCCAAACTTTTCAGACTGCAACAGTCG TTGTAGTTGGGGACTACTTCATTGCTAAGGACATAGGGATTGAGAACTCAGCAGGAGCCGAAGGGCACCAAGCCGTGGCTCTGCGAGTGCAGTCGGACTTGTCCATCTTCTACCGCTGCCAAATGGACGGGTACCAAGACACTCTCTACACTCAAACCCACCGGCAATTCTACCGCGACTGCACCATCAGCGGCACAATCGACTTTATCTTTGGAGACGCTGCCGTAGTGTTCCAGAACTGCAAGATGATCGTAAGAAAACCAATGGACAACCAAGCTTGCATGGTCACAGCCCAAGGGAGAATTGACCGGCGTCAGCCCTCGGGTATCATCCTCCAAAACTGCACCATCTCCGGGGACCCGGAGTACATTCCCGTGAAGGACAAGAACAAGTCGTACCTGGGGAGGCCGTGGAAGAACCTAGCTAGGACCGTCGTGATGCAGTCGCAGATTGATGGCATCATTGCTCCGGAAGGGTGGATGGAGTGGACGGGTTCGAACAATCATCAAAGTTGCTGGTTTGGCGAATACAAAAACAGAGGGCCTGGCTCCCACATGAGCAAGAGGGTGAAGTGGAGCGGCATCAAGAATCTTAGTGCCGACCAGGCTGTCGCTTTCACCTCCGGTAAGTTTGTTGAGGGTGATAAGTGGATCAAGCCCAGCGGTGTGCCTTACGTTGCTGGCATGGTTTCCGTTTAG